The Arachis ipaensis cultivar K30076 chromosome B05, Araip1.1, whole genome shotgun sequence nucleotide sequence ATCAATTCATTGCAGGCAGAGAGAAAGAAGCTTCAAGAAGAGCTTGCGAATGGAGGAAGCTCGGCGAAAAGAGAACTCGAGGTAGCGAGAAACAAAATCAAGGAGCTACAGAGGCAGATGCAGCTTGAAGCTAACCAAACAAAAGGACAGTTGCTGTTGCTTAAGCAGCAAGTTTCTGGTCTTCAGCTGAAAGAAGAAGACGCGGTGAGAAAAGATGCAGAAATTGAGAAGAAACTCAAAGCTGCGAACGATTTAGAGGTCCAAGTGGTGGAGCTTAAGAGAAGAAACAAAGAGCTTCAACATGAGAAGCGAGAATTGACCGTTAAACTCAATACGGCCGAATCCAAAGTCGCTGAGCTCTCGACTATGACAGAGGTTAGAGTCCTAAAGATACAGCTTCATATTTTTGAAGCTTTGAATCACCAAAACCTAAGAACTCCCAGCTGAAAGCACCCGAAATATCAATGAAAATCAATCATGCACAATTACAtgtctgttttgtttgtgttgtCTTGAACTATGCCCCTTACAGAAAATCAATACTGGTGTGTCACGTCAAATAGTGGTGGGTATGTATACGCTAAAATCAACTACCAAATCTACCACTCATGTAGAATATGtgttgaaatacaaaatattacATTGAAAATGAGTTAAACAACACATGTTATAACTGATTTGGTAGCTGAATTTTAGTATACACATATCATTTTTGTAGATTAAAAtagccatttttttattttactggaCCAAAAGCACAAAATGAAAATATAGGAaccaaaatataaaagaaataatAGTTAAGCCAAAATGTAATGTTTAAATTCATTTCTTCCTTCTGCACTTTATTGGACTATGTTTCATCAATGTTGATCTTATTATTTAACGAAACATATAATATTTCAGAAGAAAGTTCCTTTGAAAAGCTATGTAAATTCGTTGAAATCTTCTATTGTGAAGGTTGCATAAGTGTTTCGTGAAAATGTTGAATTAAATCGAATATGTTTTAGTCGTTTTTATGATGAGTGTAACCTTATTTTCAAGAACGTTACCTGCAGAGTGAAATGGTGGCCAAGGTAAAAGAAGAGGTGAACAAAGTGAGGCATGCAAATGAAGATCTTCTAAAGCAAGTAGAAGGACTTCAGATAAATAGGTTCAGTGAAGTAGAAGAGCTGGTATACCTTCGTTGGGTTAACGCGTGCTTGAGATATGAGCTCAGGAACTATCAAGCACCCCAAGGAAAAGTATCGGCTCGCGACCTCAGCAAAAGCCTCAGCCCGAAATCACAAGAGAAGGCTAAGCAGCTAATGCTAGAATACGCCGGCGGATCAGAACGCGGCCAAGGCGACACTGATCTAGACAGCAACTTCTCCCATCCTTCTTCCCCAGGAAGCGAAGATTTCGACAACACCTCAATTGATAGCTCTACTAGCAAATATAGTAGCCTTAGCAAGAAAGCTGGCTTGATGCAGAAGTTGAAGAAATGGGGTAAGACCAAAGATGATAGTAGTACTCTTTCCTCGCCGGCTCGATCTCTTTCGGAAAATTCTCCAAGAAGGATGAGTATGGGAGTTAAGCCGAGGGGTCCGCTGGAGAGCTTGATGTTGCGAAACGCAGGCGATAGTGTAGCCATCACTACATTTGGGCTAAGGGATCAGGAAAATAATCCTGATTCTCCTGGAACTCCAAACAATAATGATTCCCTGAATTCTGTTGCAACGTCATTCCAGTTGATGTCTAAGTCAGTAGTTGAGGGATCAATGGAGGAGAAGTATCCGGCGTATAAAGACCGGCACAAATTGGCGTTAGCCAGGGAGAAACAGATCAAAGAAAAAGCTGACAAAGCAAGAGCACAAAAATTTGGCGATAACTCAAGTTTGAGTGGTATGAGCAAAGAGAGGTCTATAACTCTGCCACCGAAACTAACTCAAATAAAGGAGAAGACAATTGTTGCTGGCAGTACCAATGATCAATCTGAAGATGGTAAGAGCGTTGACACACAAAGCATTAGCAAGATGAAGCTTGCAGAGATTGAGAAAAGGCCTACTAGGATACCTCGGCCACCTCCTAAACCAGCCTGTCGTCTTCCGAGTGGCACAAAGCTGACTCCTTCTAACGGAGTACCATCTGCTCcgcctcttcctcctcctcctccaggTGCTCCACTGCCACCACCGCCACCTCCTCCACCAGGAAGCATATCGAGAGGAGCAATGGATGGCGACAAAGTTCACCGAGCTCCAGAGCTAGTCGAATTTTATCAAACATTAATGAAAAGAGAGGCAAAGAAGGATACTTCATCACTGTTAGCTTCTTCAACAAGTAATGCGTCTGATGCAAGGAGCAACATGATTGGTGAAATTGAGAACAGATCATCATTCCTCTTAGCTGTATGTTCAAGGAttgtttcttttaaatttttaatctcTTTTGCTACTTTCTTATTGAAGTCAGAACagattttgaaattttgtttttTGGGATATAGGTCAAAGCTGATGTAGAATCGCAAGGTGATTTTGTCATGTCCTTGGCAACTGAAGTTCGAGCAGCATCGTTTTCCGAAATCGAAGACCTTGTTGCCTTTGTGAACTGGCTAGATGAGGAACTTTCCTTCCTGGTATACATATAATGTGTCATTGCAGCATCAAGAATTAATAGAGAAAGTACAAGGAACAACTTCTTGTTAGCCGATATTAATCAACTTTAGGTTTAGGtttataatttaggatttagagtttagaatttaagattaacaaaataattataaaaaaattggcTAATTTTGGCGGAAAAAAGTCGGTTCTCTATCATTACTCGAATTAATATTAGGCCCCGTAAAACCACTACATGGAAATAATCATGCAGCATGATATATCACTTTCTTATTAACTCTTTTTATGTGTTATGCCAAGGTTGATGAACGAGCTGTGCTGAAGCACTTTGATTGGCCTGAAGGGAAAGCCGATGCACTAAGGGAAGCAGCATTTGAATATCAGGATCTGATGAAATTGGAGAATAAAGTCTCAACCTTTGTCGATGATCCCAAACTCTCGTGCGAAGCGGCTCTAAAGAAGATGTATT carries:
- the LOC107643790 gene encoding protein CHUP1, chloroplastic isoform X2 — protein: MIVRLGLVVAASLAAYTVKQLNVKGSKSEHGEARSRKRPGEGKEAELDKKDEEEEEKEEVKRISSIINRANDFEDDILPEFEHLLSGEIEFPVRGEKDTVYELEMANNASELDRLRMLVKELEEREVKLEGELLEYYGLKEQESDIVELQRQLKIKTVEIDMLNIKINSLQAERKKLQEELANGGSSAKRELEVARNKIKELQRQMQLEANQTKGQLLLLKQQVSGLQLKEEDAVRKDAEIEKKLKAANDLEVQVVELKRRNKELQHEKRELTVKLNTAESKVAELSTMTESEMVAKVKEEVNKVRHANEDLLKQVEGLQINRFSEVEELVYLRWVNACLRYELRNYQAPQGKVSARDLSKSLSPKSQEKAKQLMLEYAGGSERGQGDTDLDSNFSHPSSPGSEDFDNTSIDSSTSKYSSLSKKAGLMQKLKKWGKTKDDSSTLSSPARSLSENSPRRMSMGVKPRGPLESLMLRNAGDSVAITTFGLRDQENNPDSPGTPNNNDSLNSVATSFQLMSKSVVEGSMEEKYPAYKDRHKLALAREKQIKEKADKARAQKFGDNSSLSGMSKERSITLPPKLTQIKEKTIVAGSTNDQSEDGKSVDTQSISKMKLAEIEKRPTRIPRPPPKPACRLPSGTKLTPSNGVPSAPPLPPPPPGAPLPPPPPPPPGSISRGAMDGDKVHRAPELVEFYQTLMKREAKKDTSSLLASSTSNASDARSNMIGEIENRSSFLLAVKADVESQGDFVMSLATEVRAASFSEIEDLVAFVNWLDEELSFLVDERAVLKHFDWPEGKADALREAAFEYQDLMKLENKVSTFVDDPKLSCEAALKKMYSLLEKVEQSVYALLRTRDMAISRYREFGIPVNWLMDSGVVGKIKLSSVQLAKKYMKRVASELDILSGPEKEPTREFLVLQGVRFAFRVHQFAGGFDAESMKAFEDLRSRIHTPQAGEDIKPETQDS
- the LOC107643790 gene encoding protein CHUP1, chloroplastic isoform X3, whose translation is MIVRLGLVVAASLAAYTVKQLNVKGSKSEHGEARSRKRPGEGKEAELDKKDKEEEEEKEEVKRISSIINRANDFEDDILPEFEHLLSGEIEFPVRGEKDTVYELEMANNASELDRLRMLVKELEEREVKLEGELLEYYGLKEQESDIVELQRQLKIKTVEIDMLNIKINSLQAERKKLQEELANGGSSAKRELEVARNKIKELQRQMQLEANQTKGQLLLLKQQVSGLQLKEEDAVRKDAEIEKKLKAANDLEVQVVELKRRNKELQHEKRELTVKLNTAESKVAELSTMTESEMVAKVKEEVNKVRHANEDLLKQVEGLQINRFSEVEELVYLRWVNACLRYELRNYQAPQGKVSARDLSKSLSPKSQEKAKQLMLEYAGGSERGQGDTDLDSNFSHPSSPGSEDFDNTSIDSSTSKYSSLSKKAGLMQKLKKWGKTKDDSSTLSSPARSLSENSPRRMSMGVKPRGPLESLMLRNAGDSVAITTFGLRDQENNPDSPGTPNNNDSLNSVATSFQLMSKSVVEGSMEEKYPAYKDRHKLALAREKQIKEKADKARAQKFGDNSSLSGMSKERSITLPPKLTQIKEKTIVAGSTNDQSEDGKSVDTQSISKMKLAEIEKRPTRIPRPPPKPACRLPSGTKLTPSNGVPSAPPLPPPPPGAPLPPPPPPPPGSISRGAMDGDKVHRAPELVEFYQTLMKREAKKDTSSLLASSTSNASDARSNMIGEIENRSSFLLAVKADVESQGDFVMSLATEVRAASFSEIEDLVAFVNWLDEELSFLVDERAVLKHFDWPEGKADALREAAFEYQDLMKLENKVSTFVDDPKLSCEAALKKMYSLLEKVEQSVYALLRTRDMAISRYREFGIPVNWLMDSGVVGKIKLSSVQLAKKYMKRVASELDILSGPEKEPTREFLVLQGVRFAFRVHQDKNKHVLIQKITVVGKLYFSLQVASMQRA
- the LOC107643790 gene encoding protein CHUP1, chloroplastic isoform X1, producing the protein MIVRLGLVVAASLAAYTVKQLNVKGSKSEHGEARSRKRPGEGKEAELDKKDKEEEEEKEEVKRISSIINRANDFEDDILPEFEHLLSGEIEFPVRGEKDTVYELEMANNASELDRLRMLVKELEEREVKLEGELLEYYGLKEQESDIVELQRQLKIKTVEIDMLNIKINSLQAERKKLQEELANGGSSAKRELEVARNKIKELQRQMQLEANQTKGQLLLLKQQVSGLQLKEEDAVRKDAEIEKKLKAANDLEVQVVELKRRNKELQHEKRELTVKLNTAESKVAELSTMTESEMVAKVKEEVNKVRHANEDLLKQVEGLQINRFSEVEELVYLRWVNACLRYELRNYQAPQGKVSARDLSKSLSPKSQEKAKQLMLEYAGGSERGQGDTDLDSNFSHPSSPGSEDFDNTSIDSSTSKYSSLSKKAGLMQKLKKWGKTKDDSSTLSSPARSLSENSPRRMSMGVKPRGPLESLMLRNAGDSVAITTFGLRDQENNPDSPGTPNNNDSLNSVATSFQLMSKSVVEGSMEEKYPAYKDRHKLALAREKQIKEKADKARAQKFGDNSSLSGMSKERSITLPPKLTQIKEKTIVAGSTNDQSEDGKSVDTQSISKMKLAEIEKRPTRIPRPPPKPACRLPSGTKLTPSNGVPSAPPLPPPPPGAPLPPPPPPPPGSISRGAMDGDKVHRAPELVEFYQTLMKREAKKDTSSLLASSTSNASDARSNMIGEIENRSSFLLAVKADVESQGDFVMSLATEVRAASFSEIEDLVAFVNWLDEELSFLVDERAVLKHFDWPEGKADALREAAFEYQDLMKLENKVSTFVDDPKLSCEAALKKMYSLLEKVEQSVYALLRTRDMAISRYREFGIPVNWLMDSGVVGKIKLSSVQLAKKYMKRVASELDILSGPEKEPTREFLVLQGVRFAFRVHQFAGGFDAESMKAFEDLRSRIHTPQAGEDIKPETQDS